A segment of the Spirosoma oryzicola genome:
GCAATCACGAAATAAGTATCATAGAACTGGACATTCAAAGTATGCTCTCTAAATAAGAGACCAACCAAGACGAGTAAAGGAATAGCCAACCAGCTGATAAGATACGGCTTATTAGGCAAAATTTTCATGTCCATTCTGGTATATCAGTACTATTAAGTAAAGCCATAGAACACCGAATTATTTTATTTTCATAAAAGGTATAAGTGGATTGGTTTCGACTAGTTCGAGCGATTTGACCATGTTTTTTGTGGCCGTTTTGTATTTGATAAAATGGGGTGTTTGTAGGTGTGCGCGGTACGCTGTTGAATCAGCATAAATCTCTAAAATAGTAAAGTGAGTAG
Coding sequences within it:
- a CDS encoding putative quinol monooxygenase; translation: MRLARLVIDSTQLENYKALLKEGAETAVRVESGVLTLYAVSEKEHPTHFTILEIYADSTAYRAHLQTPHFIKYKTATKNMVKSLELVETNPLIPFMKIK